A DNA window from Malus domestica chromosome 12, GDT2T_hap1 contains the following coding sequences:
- the LOC103442671 gene encoding NDR1/HIN1-like protein 1, whose protein sequence is MSSKDCGHHGHSKRRKIIRRCCAGLLIFNFILLVTILIVWAILQPSKPRFVLQDVTVFNFNTSVPNVFSSSFQVTISSRNPNDKLGIYYDKLDVYATYRSQQITFSTLIPPVYQGHKDVNIWSPFIYGTEVPIAPYNSIALGQDQNAGSVLMLIKIDGRVRFKVGTFITSRYHLYVRCPAFIPLGSQTTGVVVGNNAVKYQLVQRCSVSV, encoded by the coding sequence ATGTCATCGAAGGACTGCGGCCACCATGGCCACAGCAAGCGACGGAAGATAATCCGCCGCTGCTGTGCCGGCCTCCTAATCTTCAACTTCATCCTCCTCGTCACAATTCTCATCGTGTGGGCTATCCTCCAGCCTTCCAAGCCCCGCTTCGTCCTCCAAGACGTCACTGTCTTCAACTTCAACACCTCCGTCCCCAACGTCTTCTCCTCCAGCTTCCAGGTCACCATCTCCTCCCGAAACCCTAACGACAAGCTCGGCATCTACTACGACAAGCTTGACGTCTACGCCACGTACCGTTCGCAGCAGATCACGTTCTCGACGCTCATCCCGCCGGTGTACCAAGGCCACAAGGACGTCAACATCTGGTCGCCGTTTATCTACGGCACCGAGGTCCCCATCGCACCGTACAACTCCATCGCTCTCGGGCAGGACCAGAATGCCGGGTCGGTTCTTATGCTCATCAAGATAGACGGCCGGGTCAGGTTTAAAGTCGGCACCTTCATAACCAGTCGGTACCATTTGTACGTCCGGTGCCCTGCTTTTATCCCTCTGGGTTCCCAGACCACCGGAGTTGTGGTCGGTAATAACGCCGTCAAGTACCAGCTGGTGCAGCGCTGCAGTGTGAGCGTATGA